One Solanum pennellii chromosome 10, SPENNV200 genomic region harbors:
- the LOC107001692 gene encoding uncharacterized protein LOC107001692, producing MDKMLSVHSKKANKHPKNTKKKPVKVVYISNPMKVITSAEEFRALVQQLTGQHANYPVTDTNIRVAGTEKKEFYYSESPPEYDPQVVEVDSTIHHQVVPNYVNSTNETTMTDNSDLSFEDYVGEDYVPELLENLPTNVWYG from the coding sequence atggaTAAAATGCTTAGTGTACATTCAAAAAAAGCAAACAAACATCCcaaaaacaccaaaaaaaagCCAGTTAAAGTTGTTTATATTTCAAATCCAATGAAGGTTATCACAAGTGCTGAAGAATTTAGAGCTTTAGTCCAACAACTCACTGGCCAACACGCTAACTACCCGGTAACCGATACTAATATCCGTGTTGCTGGCACtgagaaaaaagaattttattattcagagtcgccacCAGAATATGATCCACAAGTTGTTGAGGTAGATAGTACTATACATCATCAAGTGGTACCTAATTATGTGAATAGTACTAATGAAACAACGATGACGGATAATTCAGATCTATCGTTTGAAGATTATGTTGGAGAAGATTATGTTCCAGAATTGTTGGAGAATTTGCCTACAAATGTGTGGTATGGCTAA
- the LOC107032205 gene encoding sm-like protein LSM36B, which produces MSGAGEKGSTTKTPADFLKSIRGRPVVVKLNSGVDYRGILACLDGYMNIAMEQTEEYVNGQLKNKYGDAFIRGNNVLYISTSKKTLGEGA; this is translated from the exons ATGAGTGGAGCAGGAGAGAAAGGATCAACAACCAAGACTCCAGCAGATTTTCTCAAGTCTATTCGTGGACGACCTGTTGTTGTCAAATTGAACTCTGGTGTTGACTATCGAG GTATCCTTGCCTGTTTAGATGGATACATGAATATAGCAATGGAGCAAACCGAAGAATATGTTAATGGGCAATTGAAGAACAAATATGGTGATGCTTTCATTCGTGGAAACAACG TGCTTTACATCAGCACATCAAAGAAGACACTAGGGGAGGGAGCTTAA
- the LOC107001754 gene encoding uncharacterized protein LOC107001754: MVFKKIGGGVLHVMSEAINILGLPFQGRDEEIEDEIIELCYDKYFRTTMADFYHSICDAVEEINRRKGRTQFKIPSTAAIRRVYLRHSVKGKKMTKEKFGLCMHELYGESGITGFGAKETLYYLFGVPATALFIKNKIKPQAISDNDFIPGVTSATVLILSKFNKI; encoded by the exons ATGGTGTTCAAGAAAATTGGTGGAGGAGTTCTCCATGTCATGAGTGAAGCAATCAACATACTTGGTTTACCCTTCCAAG gaaGAGACGAAGAAATTGAAGATGAAATAATAGAACTATGTTATGACAAATATTTTAGAACCACAATGGCTGATTTTTACCATTCAATTTGCGATGCGGTCGA agaaATTAATAGAAGGAAGGGACGTACACAATTCAAGATTCCAAGCACTGCAGCTATAAGACGAGTATATCTA aGGCATAGtgtgaaaggaaagaaaatgaCAAAGGAAAAATTTGGATTATGTATGCATGAACTATATGGTGAAAGTGGAATTACTGGATTTGGAGCAAAAgaaacattatattatttatttggaGTACCAGCCACAgcattattcataaaaaataaaataaaaccacaAGCAATTTCTGATAATGATTTTATTCCTGGCGTTACTTCTGCTACTGTACTTATTCTTTCTAAATTTAATAAGATCTAA
- the LOC107001753 gene encoding phosphatidylinositol 4-phosphate 5-kinase 6-like, which translates to MKAWEATIRITQAATRKRANTIFCTQGSSSPPTEEENEQQDDHIYANGEIFHAERFLPNGDYYSGYWLDNFPHGQGKYWWTDGCMYVGDWFRGKTMGKGMFSWPSGAMYEGNFKTGFMDGDGTYTGPNGDTYRGGWIMNLKHGQGVKEYVNGDCYDGEWCRGLQEGQGRYSWKNGNYYVGEWKNGTIFGKGKMYWTNGNVYEGNWEDGFPKGNGTFKWTDGSFYVGNWSKDPNEQNGTFYPSTSLLETGNLEWDPQQVFNVDLVECTICPPEKVPILPSQKKLALWRSSKAVDSNIKPRRMSLDGRIDAPPVDREFGRIRLSDVAGTSASYLDDSIVGLQDADGYLRGSPIRIPKVVKRQGQTISKGHKNYELMLNLQLGIRVSVGRPGPPPSLDLKPSAFDPREKYWTRFPTEGSKITPPHPSCEFRWKDYCPKVFRALRMLFKVDAADYMISICGNDALRELCSPGKSGSFFYLTNDDRYMIKTMKKAETKVLLRMLSAYFNHVRAFDNTLVTKYYGLHCVKLSGPAQKKVRFVIMGNLFCTNYSIHRRFDLKGSTFGRTTDKPESQIEATTTLKDLDLNFIFRLQKTWFQEFRRQVDRDCEFMEQEGVMDYSLLVGIHFREADSTEDQTSSGSGTPIDNGGSENETVARVSRADMDQLLLDQEGWASIKLGINMPARVERTERKATEAETQLIGDPTGELYDVILFFGVIHILQDYDITKKLEHAYKSMQCDPNSISAVDPKAYSRRFRDYIFKVFIEDN; encoded by the exons ATGAAGGCGTGGGAGGCAACTATAAGGATAACACAAGCTGCAACAAGGAAACGTGCTAACACGATATTTTGTACACAAGGTTCATCATCACCACCAACAGAGGAAGAAAATGAGCAACAAGATGATCACATTTACGCGAATGGTGAAATTTTCCATGCTGAGAGGTTTCTCCCAAATGGTGATTACTATAGTGGTTATTGGCTTGACAATTTCCCTCATGGACAAGGTAAATATTGGTGGACGGATGGATGTATGTACGTTGGAGATTGGTTTCGTGGAAAAACTATGGGTAAAGGTATGTTTAGTTGGCCCTCGGGGGCAATGTACGAGGGGAATTTCAAGACTGGATTTATGGATGGAGATGGTACCTATACGGGGCCTAATGGCGATACCTATAGGGGTGGTTGGATCATGAATTTGAAACATGGACAAGGGGTTAAGGAGTACGTTAACGGAGATTGTTATGATGGTGAATGGTGTAGGGGATTGCAAGAAGGACAGGGGAGGTATAGTTGGAAAAATGGGAATTATTATGTTGGTGAATGGAAAAATGGAACTATTTTTGGTAAAGGTAAAATGTATTGGACTAATGGAAATGTTTATGAAGGGAATTGGGAAGATGGATTTCCTAAAGGAAATGGTACTTTTAAATGGACTGATGGAAGTTTTTATGTTGGAAATTGGAGTAAAGATCCAAATGAACAGAATGGTACATTTTATCCATCTACTTCATTGTTAGAAACTGGTAATCTTGAATGGGATCCTCAACAAGTGTTCAACGTCGATTTGGTAGAATGTACTATCTGTCCACCTGAGAAAGTTCCTATTTTGCCTTCACAGAAGAAACTCGCGTTATGGAGGTCATCTAAGGCTGTTGACAGCAACATTAAGCCTAGGAGGATGTCGTTGGACGGGAGAATAGATGCACCTCCTGTTGATAGGGAGTTTGGTAGAATTCGTTTATCAGATGTTGCAGGAACTTCTGCTAGTTATTTGGACGATTCCATCGTTGGCTTGCAGGATGCTGATGGATATTTAAGAGGTAGTCCTATAAGAATTCCTAAAGTTGTTAAGAGACAAGGCCAAACTATTTCTAAAGGACATAAGAATTATGAGCTTATGCTTAATTTGCAGTTGGGAATCAG GGTATCAGTGGGACGGCCTGGTCCTCCACCATCACTAGATCTCAAGCCATCAGCGTTTGATCCTCGAGAGAAGTATTGGACTAGATTTCCAACAGAAGGATCCAAGATAACGCCCCCTCATCCGTCTTGTGAATTCAGATGGAAGGATTATTGTCCGAAAGTTTTCAG GGCATTACGGATGCTATTCAAAGTGGATGCAGCTGATTATATGATATCGATTTGTGGTAATGATGCTCTCCGAGAGCTTTGTTCCCCTGGAAAAAGTGGAAGTTTCTTCTACTTGACAAACGATGATCGATATATGATCAAGACAATGAAGAAGGCAGAAACAAAA GTGCTATTAAGGATGCTTAGCGCGTATTTCAATCATGTTCGCGCTTTTGACAACACCCTTGTGACTAAGTACTATGGCCTGCATTGTGTGAAGCTAAGTGGACCAGCACAGAAGAAG GTACGATTCGTTATCATGGGGAACCTCTTTTGTACAAATTACTCAATTCATAGACGATTCGACTTGAAAGGATCAACATTTGGAAGAACGACAGATAAACCAGAATCCCAGATTGAAGCAACAACAACCCTTAAAGACCTTGATCTCAACTTCATTTTCAGGTTACAAAAGACATGGTTTCAAGAATTCCGAAG GCAAGTTGATAGGGATTGTGAGTTCATGGAACAAGAGGGAGTGATGGACTATAGCCTTTTAGTTGGTATTCATTTTAGAGAAGCAGATAGTACTGAAGATCAGACATCTTCTGGTTCTGGAACACCTATCG ATAATGGAGGCTCAGAAAATGAAACAGTTGCTCGTGTCTCTCGAGCTGATATGGACCAGTTGCTTCTTGATCAGGAAGG ATGGGCTAGCATAAAACTAGGAATAAACATGCCTGCAAGAGTTGAAAGGACAGAGAGAAAAGCTACAGAAGCGGAAACTCAGCTAATTGGAGATCCAACAGGAGAGTTGTATGATGTGATACTGTTTTTCGGAG TCATACACATACTTCAAGACTATGACATTACAAAGAAGCTAGAGCACGCATACAAGTCTATGCAATGTGATCCAAACTCTATATCAGCAGTTGATCCAAAGGCATACTCAAGGCGTTTTCGCGATTACAtattcaaagtttttatagAAGATAATTGA
- the LOC107032500 gene encoding uncharacterized protein LOC107032500 — protein MLVSQQFKIQFFSHPHSHTKSIANGKRSKVPAFKQGLFNPTIGHNLCVKHKSLAVSLNVDEPRSCNLEEKIEVVQEKSFWGAVGLIVGTAVGPGMLGLPAATVKSGPIPSTVSLLLTWVYVISSIILVAELSFAAMEEDGVDEVSFTSLATKALGSKLGAFVALVYGSLTFALLVACVSGIGSIISQWFPKINHVLANGLFPSLVGIVLCLLPFHVIDVANRCLCITMFVSITALVVIGIFVGRMSILDSFGFASWRFSSVLPAIPVAVLTMGFHVITPFICKIAGNTVHDARKAIMLGGTIPLVMVLSWNLIVLGLSSHNASSVSSDPISLLLSVNSSALPAVQGFAFSALATSLIGYAVSFPKQVVDTLDLIFSSSSSIPSPARGVVGKVGSATFKLRQNLGDAGKVSYSGTKNDNASENRVNSGFESLQSLVIPFVLALPVLIGSFFPSTFSRALDFAGIYANCFLFGILPPVMTYIYQSRRKLRLGVLPGGDGVLLLLLVVAVILAIWH, from the exons atgcTTGTTTCTCAGCAGTTCAAGATTCAATTTTTCAGCCACCCTCATTCTCATACCAAGAGTATAGCTAATGGTAAAAGGTCAAAAGTTCCAGCCTTTAAACAAGGACTCTTTAATCCCACTATAGGTCATAATTTATGTGTAAAGCACAAATCTTTAGCTGTTTCTTTGAATGTAGATGAACCTAGAAGTTGCAATCTTGAAGAAAAGATTGAAGTGGTTCAAGAAAAAAGCTTTTGGGGTGCTGTGGGGTTGATTGTAGGTACTGCTGTCGGGCCAGGAATGTTGGGATTACCTGCAGCAACTGTAAAATCTGGTCCAATTCCATCAACCGTATCTCTTCTGTTGACTTGGGTTTATGTTATTTCCTCTATCATTCTTGTGGCAGAGCTTAGTTTTGCAGCTATGGAGGAAGATGGGGTTGATGAAGTTAGCTTTACTAGTCTTGCAACCAAGGCATTAGGAAGTAAACTTGGGGCTTTTGTTGCTTTGGTTTATGGTTCACTAACTTTTGCTTTGTTGGTAGCCTGTGTTTCAGGAATTGGTTCAATTATTTCTCAGTGGTTTCCCAAGATTAATCATGTTCTTGCTAATGGACTGTTTCCATCACTAGTCGGGATAGTTCTTTGTTTGTTACCTTTTCATGTTATCGATGTAGCCAATAGGTGCCTATGCATTACTATGTTTGTCTCCATAACAGCATTAGTTGTAATTGGAATATTTGTTGGGAGAATGAGTATTCTTGATTCTTTTGGATTTGCTTCTTGGAGATTTTCATCAGTTTTGCCTGCTATTCCTGTGGCTGTGCTTACAATGGGATTCCATGTAATCACAccttttatttgtaaaattgcTGGAAACACTGTACACGATGCTAGAAAAGCAATAATGCTAGGTGGGACTATTCCTCTAGTCATGGTACTATCATGGAATTTGATTGTTTTGGGACTTTCTAGTCACAATGCTTCATCTGTCTCAAGCGATCCAATCTCACTCTTGCTCTCTGTCAATTCCTCTGCTCTACCAGCTGTTCAAGGTTTTGCATTTTCAGCATTAGCCACTAGCTTGATAGGATATGCTGTTAGCTTTCCGAAACAGGTTGTCGATACCTTGGATTTGATCTTTAGTAGTTCCAGTTCCATTCCCAGTCCAGCTCGAGGAGTAGTAGGCAAAGTTGGTTCAGCCACATTTAAGTTGAGGCAAAATCTTGGAGACGCAGGGAAAGTTTCTTATAGTGGAACTAAGAATGATAATGCTTCAGAAAATAGAGTGAACTCTGGTTTTGAATCTTTACAAAGCCTTGTGATTCCTTTTGTTCTAGCTTTGCCAGTTCTCATTGGCTCTTTCTTTCCCTCTACATTTTCAAGAGCTCTTGATTTTGCTGGGATCTACGCCAACTGCTTTCTGTTTGGCATCCTTCCTCCGGTGATGACGTACATTTATCAGTCCAGGAGAAAGCTCAG GTTAGGCGTCTTGCCAGGAGGAGATGGTGTGCTGCTACTACTTTTAGTCGTTGCTGTCATTCTAGCCATTTGGCATTAG
- the LOC107031903 gene encoding UDP-glycosyltransferase TURAN isoform X1: protein MSGQNESRIRPSGRAAVVVLGDIGRSPRMQYHALSLARQAHLEVDIVAYGGSDPHSAVKEHKSIHINEMTQWPSNPRSFPKILHPLLLILKPLVQFFMLLWYLCVKIPKPDVFIVQNPPSVPTLVAVKLASWIRRSAFIIDWHNFGYTLLALSLGRNSRFVALYHWIEKHFGKMANGSLCVTKAMQHELSQNWGISATVLYDQPPDFFQPASLEEKHKLFCGIDKSLRTPYSLQDCLSNEVLTPDDDNPNVTLFTTQTGTDISLKWNRPALIVSSTSWTPDEDFSILLEAALMYDRRVSALLNEDDLKREDVFWQEIKGGKQYPRLLFIITGKGPEKEKYEHKMAKLNLKRVAFRTMWLEPEDYPLLLGSADLGVCLHTSSSGLDLPMKVVDMFGCGLPVCAVSYSCINELVEVDKNGLLFSSSSELADQFVTLFKGFPGECDELKSLRQGVLASRSSVNWATEWEANAKPLISKVIFDNSS from the exons ATGTCAG GACAAAATGAATCGAGGATCCGACCCAGCGGTAGAGCAGCGGTAGTCGTTCTCGGTGATATTGGACGTAGCCCTCGTATGCAATATCATGCTCTTTCCCTTGCTCGTCAG GCTCATCTAGAGGTTGACATTGTTGCATATGGAG GTTCGGACCCTCATTCTGCTGTAAAAGAGCATAAATCTATTCACATCAATGAAATG ACACAGTGGCCATCAAACCCCAGAAGTTTTCCAAAGATACTCCACCCTTTATTGCTCATACTTAAGCCACTGGTCCAGTTTTTTATGCTCCTATGGTACCTCTGTGTTAAAATTCCTAAGCCGGATGTTTTCATAGTTCAG AATCCACCATCTGTTCCTACACTGGTTGCTGTAAAATTGGCCAGTTGGATTAGACGTTCTGCGTTCATTATAGATTGGCATAACTTTGGATATACTCTTCTAGCATTGTCTCTCGGGAGGAATAGTCGGTTTGTGGCTTTATATCATTG GATTGAGAAGCATTTTGGGAAAATGGCTAATGGTTCCTTATGTGTGACAAAGGCAATGCAACATGAATTGTCTCAAAACTGGGGAATCAG TGCCACTGTTCTATATGATCAACCTCCTGATTTTTTTCAACCTGCTTCCCTGGAGGAGAAGCACAAG TTGTTTTGTGGGATTGATAAGAGTCTGAGAACACCTTACAGCCTTCAAGACTGTCTTAGCAATG AGGTATTAACACCAGACGATGACAACCCTAATGTAACTCTATTTACAACTCAGACTGGCACAGATATTTCCTTGAAGTGGAACAGACCAGCGCTCATTGTAAGCAGTACAAGCTG GACTCCGGATGAAGATTTTAGCATTCTCTTAGAAGCAGCACTAATGTATGATAGAAGGGTTTCTGCATTGCTGAACGAGGATGACTTGAAGAGGGAGGATGTTTTCTGGCAGGAAATCAAGGGTGGGAAGCAATACCCtagattattatttataattacag GTAAAGGGcctgaaaaggaaaaatatgaacaCAAGATGGCAAAACTCAACCTTAAACGTGTAGCATTTCGTACTATGTGGTTGGAGCCAGAGGATTACCCATTGCTTCTTG GATCAGCAGATCTTGGTGTTTGCTTGCATACGTCCTCTTCAGGGTTGGATCTTCCAATGAAG GTTGTGGATATGTTTGGCTGTGGATTACCGGTCTGTGCTGTTTCCTACTCTTG TATCAACGAGCTGGTCGAAGTTGACAAGAATGGCCTACTCTTCTCTTCATCCTCAGAACTGGCTGATCAATTTGTG ACACTGTTTAAGGGATTCCCAGGTGAATGTGATGAGTTGAAGTCGCTGAGACAGGGAGTATTGGCAAGCAGATCTTCTGTTAATTGGGCAACAGAGTGGGAAGCAAACGCCAAACCCCTAATATCCAAG GTTATTTTTGACAACTCGAGCTGA
- the LOC107031903 gene encoding UDP-glycosyltransferase TURAN isoform X2 encodes MQYHALSLARQAHLEVDIVAYGGSDPHSAVKEHKSIHINEMTQWPSNPRSFPKILHPLLLILKPLVQFFMLLWYLCVKIPKPDVFIVQNPPSVPTLVAVKLASWIRRSAFIIDWHNFGYTLLALSLGRNSRFVALYHWIEKHFGKMANGSLCVTKAMQHELSQNWGISATVLYDQPPDFFQPASLEEKHKLFCGIDKSLRTPYSLQDCLSNEVLTPDDDNPNVTLFTTQTGTDISLKWNRPALIVSSTSWTPDEDFSILLEAALMYDRRVSALLNEDDLKREDVFWQEIKGGKQYPRLLFIITGKGPEKEKYEHKMAKLNLKRVAFRTMWLEPEDYPLLLGSADLGVCLHTSSSGLDLPMKVVDMFGCGLPVCAVSYSCINELVEVDKNGLLFSSSSELADQFVTLFKGFPGECDELKSLRQGVLASRSSVNWATEWEANAKPLISKVIFDNSS; translated from the exons ATGCAATATCATGCTCTTTCCCTTGCTCGTCAG GCTCATCTAGAGGTTGACATTGTTGCATATGGAG GTTCGGACCCTCATTCTGCTGTAAAAGAGCATAAATCTATTCACATCAATGAAATG ACACAGTGGCCATCAAACCCCAGAAGTTTTCCAAAGATACTCCACCCTTTATTGCTCATACTTAAGCCACTGGTCCAGTTTTTTATGCTCCTATGGTACCTCTGTGTTAAAATTCCTAAGCCGGATGTTTTCATAGTTCAG AATCCACCATCTGTTCCTACACTGGTTGCTGTAAAATTGGCCAGTTGGATTAGACGTTCTGCGTTCATTATAGATTGGCATAACTTTGGATATACTCTTCTAGCATTGTCTCTCGGGAGGAATAGTCGGTTTGTGGCTTTATATCATTG GATTGAGAAGCATTTTGGGAAAATGGCTAATGGTTCCTTATGTGTGACAAAGGCAATGCAACATGAATTGTCTCAAAACTGGGGAATCAG TGCCACTGTTCTATATGATCAACCTCCTGATTTTTTTCAACCTGCTTCCCTGGAGGAGAAGCACAAG TTGTTTTGTGGGATTGATAAGAGTCTGAGAACACCTTACAGCCTTCAAGACTGTCTTAGCAATG AGGTATTAACACCAGACGATGACAACCCTAATGTAACTCTATTTACAACTCAGACTGGCACAGATATTTCCTTGAAGTGGAACAGACCAGCGCTCATTGTAAGCAGTACAAGCTG GACTCCGGATGAAGATTTTAGCATTCTCTTAGAAGCAGCACTAATGTATGATAGAAGGGTTTCTGCATTGCTGAACGAGGATGACTTGAAGAGGGAGGATGTTTTCTGGCAGGAAATCAAGGGTGGGAAGCAATACCCtagattattatttataattacag GTAAAGGGcctgaaaaggaaaaatatgaacaCAAGATGGCAAAACTCAACCTTAAACGTGTAGCATTTCGTACTATGTGGTTGGAGCCAGAGGATTACCCATTGCTTCTTG GATCAGCAGATCTTGGTGTTTGCTTGCATACGTCCTCTTCAGGGTTGGATCTTCCAATGAAG GTTGTGGATATGTTTGGCTGTGGATTACCGGTCTGTGCTGTTTCCTACTCTTG TATCAACGAGCTGGTCGAAGTTGACAAGAATGGCCTACTCTTCTCTTCATCCTCAGAACTGGCTGATCAATTTGTG ACACTGTTTAAGGGATTCCCAGGTGAATGTGATGAGTTGAAGTCGCTGAGACAGGGAGTATTGGCAAGCAGATCTTCTGTTAATTGGGCAACAGAGTGGGAAGCAAACGCCAAACCCCTAATATCCAAG GTTATTTTTGACAACTCGAGCTGA
- the LOC107031903 gene encoding UDP-glycosyltransferase TURAN isoform X3, giving the protein METQWPSNPRSFPKILHPLLLILKPLVQFFMLLWYLCVKIPKPDVFIVQNPPSVPTLVAVKLASWIRRSAFIIDWHNFGYTLLALSLGRNSRFVALYHWIEKHFGKMANGSLCVTKAMQHELSQNWGISATVLYDQPPDFFQPASLEEKHKLFCGIDKSLRTPYSLQDCLSNEVLTPDDDNPNVTLFTTQTGTDISLKWNRPALIVSSTSWTPDEDFSILLEAALMYDRRVSALLNEDDLKREDVFWQEIKGGKQYPRLLFIITGKGPEKEKYEHKMAKLNLKRVAFRTMWLEPEDYPLLLGSADLGVCLHTSSSGLDLPMKVVDMFGCGLPVCAVSYSCINELVEVDKNGLLFSSSSELADQFVTLFKGFPGECDELKSLRQGVLASRSSVNWATEWEANAKPLISKVIFDNSS; this is encoded by the exons ATGGAG ACACAGTGGCCATCAAACCCCAGAAGTTTTCCAAAGATACTCCACCCTTTATTGCTCATACTTAAGCCACTGGTCCAGTTTTTTATGCTCCTATGGTACCTCTGTGTTAAAATTCCTAAGCCGGATGTTTTCATAGTTCAG AATCCACCATCTGTTCCTACACTGGTTGCTGTAAAATTGGCCAGTTGGATTAGACGTTCTGCGTTCATTATAGATTGGCATAACTTTGGATATACTCTTCTAGCATTGTCTCTCGGGAGGAATAGTCGGTTTGTGGCTTTATATCATTG GATTGAGAAGCATTTTGGGAAAATGGCTAATGGTTCCTTATGTGTGACAAAGGCAATGCAACATGAATTGTCTCAAAACTGGGGAATCAG TGCCACTGTTCTATATGATCAACCTCCTGATTTTTTTCAACCTGCTTCCCTGGAGGAGAAGCACAAG TTGTTTTGTGGGATTGATAAGAGTCTGAGAACACCTTACAGCCTTCAAGACTGTCTTAGCAATG AGGTATTAACACCAGACGATGACAACCCTAATGTAACTCTATTTACAACTCAGACTGGCACAGATATTTCCTTGAAGTGGAACAGACCAGCGCTCATTGTAAGCAGTACAAGCTG GACTCCGGATGAAGATTTTAGCATTCTCTTAGAAGCAGCACTAATGTATGATAGAAGGGTTTCTGCATTGCTGAACGAGGATGACTTGAAGAGGGAGGATGTTTTCTGGCAGGAAATCAAGGGTGGGAAGCAATACCCtagattattatttataattacag GTAAAGGGcctgaaaaggaaaaatatgaacaCAAGATGGCAAAACTCAACCTTAAACGTGTAGCATTTCGTACTATGTGGTTGGAGCCAGAGGATTACCCATTGCTTCTTG GATCAGCAGATCTTGGTGTTTGCTTGCATACGTCCTCTTCAGGGTTGGATCTTCCAATGAAG GTTGTGGATATGTTTGGCTGTGGATTACCGGTCTGTGCTGTTTCCTACTCTTG TATCAACGAGCTGGTCGAAGTTGACAAGAATGGCCTACTCTTCTCTTCATCCTCAGAACTGGCTGATCAATTTGTG ACACTGTTTAAGGGATTCCCAGGTGAATGTGATGAGTTGAAGTCGCTGAGACAGGGAGTATTGGCAAGCAGATCTTCTGTTAATTGGGCAACAGAGTGGGAAGCAAACGCCAAACCCCTAATATCCAAG GTTATTTTTGACAACTCGAGCTGA